The segment AATTACTGAAGTTAGATTTTGACCCCAAAGTCTCAAAAACTATTCAGAAAGATTTCCGATCAGCGATCAATTTAACGCTAAAAACTCACTTATTACCTATGGCAGATCAACAAGCTGAATTGATTTTTCAGCAGCACGATAAAGCAAGGGAATATTTAGGGCAGTCTTTAGATAAGGAGGCACAAGAAAAGATTGAACGCAATGAAAAATCTCAATCGCAAATTAAGGACAAAATTGAGGAGTATAATCAAGCGGTTTCGGGGATTAATGGTTGTCTCCAAGCAATGCAGGTTTATGAACGTCAATTACCTTTAATTAGTCAGGAAGATTTGAAGAGTAAAGAGATTTTAGTTGAGGTGTGTGACGAAAATAATTGATGTTTTTTAGGGTAGGTTAGGATTGCTTAATCTACCTTTTTCTCACGCAGAGACGCAGAGGCGCAGAGAGAGGGGAGGAGGTTTTTTAGGATGCTTTCCCAACGCATCAAACGCTAATTTTTGAAACGATAATTTGGTGTTGATTTTGTATCTAGTTTTTTAAAATAAATTGACATAGAATACAAATTAGTTTAAGATTTTAAAACATAGTACTTAAATAAGAAAATACAGAGGTTTTATGTCAGAGGATAAATTATTTGAGATTAATGAATACTTAGAAGGTGATGATGATGTCATTGCTTTTAGGGATAGTTCTACATATAAGATATCTAAGTTAAAAACCTTCTTGATAGAGAAGATTAAGTCCATTCGATACAAGGTTGGTATGTCTTGGAATGATTCAATTTTTACATCTTACGGTAGAGAATGCGAGATATTAAAAGTAGGTTCTGGAGGATGGATAAAAGGACAGTTGAAATTTAGAATGATATTAGAATTTATTCCTGATGAACCTGAATTAAAAGAACCTGAGTCACCTTTAGATGAGATTAGAA is part of the Rippkaea orientalis PCC 8801 genome and harbors:
- a CDS encoding KGK domain-containing protein, whose translation is MSEDKLFEINEYLEGDDDVIAFRDSSTYKISKLKTFLIEKIKSIRYKVGMSWNDSIFTSYGRECEILKVGSGGWIKGQLKFRMILEFIPDEPELKEPESPLDEIRKKISEMG